A region from the Onthophagus taurus isolate NC chromosome 8, IU_Otau_3.0, whole genome shotgun sequence genome encodes:
- the LOC111425669 gene encoding gamma-1-syntrophin, whose translation MRINATKMTTPIEEKIDKKLKIRTGMVAVSDGKSRPVPVRLNLSMEVLRLQKEELVPLESKPSTSQERMVQIRRQTIGGLGLSIKGGAEHKLPILISRIYKHQAADQTGELFVGDAIIKVNGEYITACPHDDAVNILRNAGDLVVLTVKHYRAATPFLQKQEEKESSMTNDSNSGTGSGNSDEKDASEDSLKLTLSTNSRPSSICSELDQEAQQTRWIDLVTLPLMMAYVTRYIFGTDKLRPNAFEVRGLNGISTGIIHCDDSAILSQWLKFITDNIIGLTNLQMKLYNRNFSVSDRIEYMGWVNEGVLNNNHPWQNYKPRFFALKGTDLMLFDTPPLTIGDWTKCPLLFKVYQTMFRVVKDSENVDERQHCFLVQTSGQDSRYFSVETRQELLRIENAWHCSVCTAVMKLGNKTFTVSCNGKTAGLTLDWNLGFSLYEVDQKIPVWQYKFSQLRGSSDDGKSKLKLHFQDIESRAIETKELECTILQSLLFCMHAFLTAKVASVDPGFLSSMVL comes from the exons ATGAGGATAAATGCGACCAAAATGACGACGCCGATTGAAGAGAAAATCGACAAAAAGCTTAAAATTCGTACTGGTATGGTCGCTGTTAGTGACGGAAAAAGCAGACCAGTTCCTGTAAGACTCAACCTCTCTATGGAAGTATTAAGATtacaaaaagaagaattagTTCCCTTAGAATCAAAACCTTCCACATCACag gAGAGGATGGTGCAAATTAGAAGGCAAACAATTGGAGGATTAGGATTAAGTATTAAGGGTGGCGCTGAGCATAAACTCCCCATTCTTATTTCAAGAATCTATAAGCATCAAGCTGCTGATCAGACTGGGGAGTTGTTTGTAGGCGATGCTATCATCAAAGTTAATGGGGAATATATCACAGCTTGTCCTCATGATGATGCagttaatattttaagaaatgcTGGTGATCTGGTTGTTTTAACTGTTAAACATTATAGAGCAGCTACCCCTTTCTTACAAAAACAAG aagaaaaagaatcATCAATGACTAATGATAGCAACAGCGGTACTGGAAGCGGAAATAGTGATGAAAAAGACGCTTCAGAAGATAGTTTGAAATTGACATTGAGTACAAATTCAAGACCAAGTTCAATTTGTTCAGAACTCGACCAGGAGGCGCAACAAACTCGGTGGATAGACCTGGTGACATTACCTTTGATGATGGCCTATGTGACGAGGTACATTTTTGGCACAGACAAACTGCGACCGAACGCTTTCGAAGTTCGAGGCCTGAATGGAATCAGCACAGGGATCATTCATTGCGACGATTCAGCCATTCTTTCGCAGTggcttaaatttattactgaCAACATAATTGGATTAACCAATTTACAGATGAAGCTTTATAATAGAAATTTTAGTGTATCTGATAGAATAGAATATATGGGATGGGTAAATGAAGgtgtattaaataataatcatcCTTGGCAAAATTATAAACCAagattttttgctttaaaaggAACGGATTTAATGTTATTTGATACTCCACcg tTAACTATAGGTGATTGGACAAAGTGTCCTCTCCTTTTCAAAGTGTACCAAACAATGTTTAGGGTTGTAAAAGATTCCGAAAATGTGGACGAACGACAACATTGTTTTTTGGTTCAAACTTCTGGTCAAGATTCCCGTTATTTTTCGGTGGAAACGCGTCAAGAATTGTTAAGGATTGAAAATGCTTGGCACTGCTCAGTATGTACTGCAGTTATGAAACTTGgg AATAAAACATTTACCGTTAGTTGTAATGGAAAAACGGCTGGATTAACTTTAGATTGGAATTTGGGATTCTCATTGTATGAAGTTGACCAAAAAATCCCAGTGTGGCAATACAAGTTTTCTCAGTTGCGCGGTTCTTCTGATGATggcaaatcaaaattaaagttgcaTTTTCAAGACATTGAATCGAGGGCTATTGAAACGAAGGAATTGGAATGTACGATTTTACAGAGTTTGTTGTTTTGTATGCACGCGTTTTTAACGGCAAAAGTGGCGTCGGTTGATCCGGGATTTTTATCGTCGATGGTATTGTGa
- the LOC111425671 gene encoding hydroxymethylglutaryl-CoA lyase, mitochondrial — MPIRQFKRLFGHRWPLRLDGNRQHSSFVRIVEVGPRDGLQNETTTVPTDAKIELINKLSDTGLKTIEVTSFVSPKWVPQMGDNLKVFTGITKKRGISYPVLVPNTKGLAQAIAAGAEEIAVFASASDGFSMKNVNCSAEEGVNRIKAVTDEAKKNNLKIRGYVSCVVGCPYDGDVKPSAVTKVTEALLNLGCYEVSLGDTIGVGTRNKIQNMVKDVLNVANPNQLAIHCHDTYGQALVNVLTALEMGITVADSSVAGLGGCPYAKGATGNVATEDLVYMLHGLGAQTGIDLKQLVKIGHFISEIINKPPASRVNNALYKKYEF, encoded by the exons ATGCCTATTCGACAGTTCAAACGCCTCTTTGGCCACCGATGGCCGCTTCGACTCGACGGAAACCGTCAG CATAGCTCTTTCGTGAGGATCGTCGAAGTCGGGCCCAGGGATGGCCTGCAAAATGAGACGACGACCGTTCCGACTGACGCAAAAAtagaacttataaataaactcAGTGACACCGGCCTCAAGACAATCGAAGTTACGAG TTTTGTCAGTCCGAAATGGGTACCTCAAATGGGTGATAacttaaaagtttttactGGAATAACAAAGAAACGCGGGATTTCTTACCCTGTTTTGGTACCGAATACCAAAGGGTTAGCGCAAGCA ATTGCAGCCGGCGCCGAAGAAATAGCCGTTTTCGCCTCGGCTTCAGACGGCTTTTCCATGAAAAATGTTAACTGTAGCGCAGAAGAGGGAGTAAATCGTATCAAAGCGGTGACGGATGAAGccaaaaagaataatttaaaaatacgcGGCTACGTTTCTTGTGTTGTCGGATGTCCTTATGATGGCGATGTGAAACCTTCCGCTGTAACAAAAGTAACGGAGGCTTTGTTAAATTTGGGCTGTTATGAAGTATCGTTGGGCGATACTATTGGGGTTGGAActagaaataaaattcaaaatatggtTAAAGATGTTTTAAATGTTGCCAACCCCAACCAATTAGCTATTCATTGCCATGACACTTACGGCCAAGCGTTAGTTAATGTTTTAACAGCTTTAGAA atGGGTATCACGGTGGCTGATTCTTCGGTAGCCGGGTTGGGTGGATGTCCCTATGCGAAAGGAGCAACCGGAAATGTTGCCACGGAAGATTTAGTTTATATGTTACATGGATTAGGTGCTCAAACCGGTATTGATCTGAAACAACTTGTTAAAATAGGCCACTTTATATctgaaattatcaataaacCCCCTGCCTCTCGCGTTAATAATgctttatacaaaaaatatgaattttaa
- the LOC111425670 gene encoding RNA-binding protein 24-B-like: MRDRKINFTKEYINNIVNPLGNRPDPFGNRTARTTEASAASARAAAATQPTENQLDQVAATSTAAAVSAAPMLMQNATPTSTEADSLVGGLGLLPAGLNGASVQNRDTTWTKLFVGGLPYHTTDRSLREHFSVYGDIEEAVVITDRANGKSRGYGFVIMGDRQSAERACREPNPIIDGRKANVNLAILGAKPRGNVQTGFPFPGVRAGYPTLLPGQYGMPGYMYQSPYLAATAPGTLMPLPATQLSQAAALAATSQFYEYQNAAAMAAAATAPYTGQYPNGFDAYTPYAGAAGAGYMPYTYALPQTPSLPTATATAFPGLPYQAAAAQAPSMQEARLP, encoded by the exons ATGCGAGATCGTAAGATCAACTTCACCAAAGAGtatataaacaatattgtCAACCCGCTCGGTAACCGGCCAGATCCGTTCGGTAACAGGACCGCAAGGACCACCGAGGCCAGCGCCGCCAGCGCCAGGGCTGCCGCCGCGACGCAACCCACGGAGAATCAGCTCGACCAAGTCGCCGCCACCTCCACCGCAGCAGCCGTTTCAGCCGCCCCAATGCTTATGCAAAACGCCACCCCGACCTCCACCGAAGCAGATAGCCTCGTTGGAGGTCTTGGTCTCCTACCAGCAGGTCTGAATGGTGCCAGCGTTCAAAATCGAGACACCACATGGACAAAACTTTTCGTTGGTGGTCTTCCCTATCACACCACCGATCGATCTCTAAGAGAACATTTTTCCGTTTACGGCGACATCGAAGAAGCCGTCGTCATCACCGATAGGGCTAACGGAAAGAGCAGAGGATATGGATTT GTCATCATGGGTGATCGACAGTCCGCCGAGAGGGCTTGTAGGGAACCTAATCCCATCATCGATGGCAGAAAAGCCAACGTTAATTTAGCCATCCTAGGGGCCAAACCCAGAGGCAATGTTCAAACTG GGTTTCCCTTTCCGGGGGTGAGGGCAGGATACCCGACTCTTCTACCAGGACAATACGG GATGCCGGGGTATATGTACCAGTCGCCGTATTTAGCGGCTACAGCTCCTGGAACATTAATGCCTCTACCCGCCACGCAACTCTCTCAGGCAGCGGCATTAGCAGCTACTTCGCAATTTTATGAATACCAAAATGCTGCTGCAATGGCTGCTGCGGCAACCGCCCCCTACACAGGACAATATCCAAACGGTTTCGATGCTTACACACCGTACGCAGGCGCAGCTG GTGCTGGATATATGCCATATACTTATGCGCTGCCACAAACACCAAGTTTGCCAACAGCAACAGCGACGGCATTTCCAGGATTACCCTATCAGGCAGCAGCCGCGCAAGCGCCCAGCATGCAGGAAGCAAGATTGCCGTAA
- the LOC111425428 gene encoding uncharacterized protein gives MLTTEYYNVTTIEPDYLARQPRTFQGPLLGLLLAATFFAKASQGKPYLLGYNQSPWVPFRPLYPYFPPLWYSLQGNYAHTTHSPHILPPPLNQQQIIHIHDRRTTTTPRSPPEEDGVDDNNLPKQEEEEEVSVQQSSTEGETQSSKEIQDNEAEPSNQFYKYVKYNGSEPHFNKTREIDQEPQETGLLDDELEFPDYKETANRPRRGSSRKGSRGPDYDDRVRGRKRPSNKKRTTTPSYDDYFDRQVNRRRRRPGNRNRIRGNRRPINRDPDYYDSAYDYYNDDYPFGRQDEEDTTSTTTTEGSTGNTPTEQTTIRNTYGYTYGPPPASYGPPQTGYGPPQTGYGPPNPGNDQISITYAPPSAPGRDVLSPLLDAWYNQYSKNSVLRRLQELLQPNNFYNNQQYDVNYQDSF, from the exons ATGTTAACCACGGAGTATTACAATGTTACAA CAATAGAGCCGGATTACTTAGCAAGACAACCCAGGACTTTCCAAGGACCTCTCTTAGGGCTTCTCTTAGCTGCAACATTTTTCGCAAAAGCCAGTCAAGGTAAACCTTACCTTTTAGGCTACAACCAATCTCCTTGGGTTCCGTTTCGACCACTATATCCATATTTTCCTCCCTTATGGTATTCTTTGCAAGGAAATTACGCCCACACCACTCATTCTCCTCACATCCTTCCTCCTCCGTTGAACCAACAGCAAATTATCCATATCCACGATAGAAGAACAACGACCACGCCTCGTTCTCCACCTGAAGAAGATGGCGTAGATGATAATAATCTTCCAAAACAAGAAGAGGAGGAGGAAGTTTCAGTACAACAATCTTCAACTGAAGGGGAAACTCAATCATCAAAAGAAATACAAGATAACGAAGCTGAGCcatcaaatcaattttataaatacgtAAAGTACAATGGAAGTGAACCTCATTTTAATAAGACGAGAGAAATCGATCAAGAACCGCAAGAAACTGGGCTATTAGATGATGAATTAGAGTTTCCGGACTACAAAGAAACTGCTAATAGGCCAAGACGGGGCTCCTCAAGGAAAGGATCAAGAGGACCAGATTATGATGATAGGGTACGAGGCAGAAAAAGACCATCTAATAAAAAGCGAACCACAACGCCATCCTATGATGATTACTTTGACCGACAAGTCAATAGAAGAAGAAGGAGACCAGGAAATAGAAACAGGATTAGAGGAAATCGAAGACCTATTAATAGAGATCCCGATTATTACGATTCCGCATATGATTATTATAACGATGATTATCCTTTTGGTAGGCAAGATGAAGAAGACACCACATCCACTACAACCACCGAAGGATCAACTGGAAATACACCCACAGAACAGACGACTATCAGAAACACATATGGATATACTTACGGACCTCCACCAGCAAGTTATGGACCACCTCAAACTGGATATGGACCCCCCCAAACTGGATACGGTCCTCCAAACCCAGGAAACGATCAAATAAGCATTACTTACGCCCCACCAAGCGCTCCAGGCAGAGATGTTTTATCACCTTTATTGGATGCTTGGTATAAccaatattcaaaaaattcgGTTTTACGAAGATTACAAGAACTTTTACaaccaaacaatttttataataaccaACAATATGACGTAAACTACCAAGACAGTTTTTAA
- the LOC111425574 gene encoding solute carrier organic anion transporter family member 74D produces the protein MIHPREIMRTNSEVGSQFSAPINNRRTTTIDCGWAALPCLAQRLNLERWAKAGVFLYFFAHLGALQGVMLSYFRGTAHIWMQHYQYSEILIGWLLYSNEIFVGVFALLISYWGNRIHRVSWLGGLAIFQSFIAIFLVIPETHEPRLDDFRNTTVTDFLCTNFFSKLQLGLEFNYIALILLFLFQLFFGFATISFYTLGLSYIDDNIEKDNASTYLAIPMAAKIFGKQVGLYLSWAPALSNNLIIFTTPAWLVLSSLIFIFGSIITLFPISLPAMALKKAVASLLSLAGRHIEGDDEECDEEDEEIEVTQDGFFTTLWRLLKNPVLMLNIAACTFAGIAFVNLEIFQNKFFQSRFFVQVGSDLSGYQDNLISKIANVIKYPFIATSLIATGFIIAKVKPKLKYIALFNVMIYTITALSFISLAFLSCDVTLQSDIPGRLITPSCSSHCYCPKNTPFVPVCTVEGQKTYFSPCHAGCQNVSFSNTKIYSGCTCGESTTSVTETSATEGACNQTTCSLYFVVAQASIVMASSSMVSTVITNLLINLRVVEPADKAMALALECTFLGILPYVPGKIIYSYVAESLCRYTGNNGCLLNSKSFGLFFSVTTIVLIGIAALISVGVVLLIGDIHIWTKEDEPSTANRDEIERSRVDSDFGTDDNLDFNLRSVGQQERNDNRERSSILQSSF, from the exons ATGATCCACCCTCGAGAAATAATGCGCACTAATTCTGAAGTTGGAAGTCAATTTTCCGCCCCAATAAATAATAGACGAACAACAACGATAGATTGTGGATGGGCTGCCTTGCCGTGTTTGGCCCAACGGTTAAATTTGGAGAGATGGGCGAAAGCGGGAGTTTTTCTATATTTCTTCGCCCATTTAGGAGCTCTTCAAGGAGTAATGCTTAGTTATTTTAGAGGAACCGCCCATATTTGGATGCAACATTATCAATATTCTGAAATTTTAATTG gaTGGTTGTTATATTCCAACGAAATATTCGTCGGGGTTTTTGCCCTTTTAATATCGTATTGGGGTAATAGGATTCATAGAGTATCTTGGTTGGGTGGTTTAGCAATTTTCCAATCTTTTATTGCTATATTTTTGGTTATCCCAGAAACTCACGAACCTCGTTTAGATGATTTCCGTAATACAACAG tgaCGGATTTTCTCTGCACCAATTTCTTTAGTAAGCTTCAGTTAGGATTGGAATTTAATTATATCGccttaatattattatttttattccaattattttttggATTTGCCACAATATCTTTTTACACACTTGGGTTGTCCTATATTGACGATAACATTGAGAAAGATAATGCCTCAACGTATTTAGCGATTCCCATGGCTGcgaaaatttttggaaaacaaGTCGGGTTGTATTTATCTTGGGCGCCGGCTCTCtccaataatttaataatttttaccaCTCCAG catGGTTGGTTTTGTCATcgttaatattcatttttggcAGCATCATCACGTTATTTCCAATCAGTTTACCTGCTATGGCGTTAAAAAAAGCGGTTGCATCTTTGTTGAGTTTAGCTGGAAGGCACATTGAGGGGGATGATGAAGAATGtgatgaagaagatgaagaaataGAAGTAACACAAGATGGGTTTTTTACAACGCTTTGGAGGCTCTTAAAAAATCCTGTCTTGATGTTAAATATTGCCGCGTGCACCTTCGCTGGAATAGCCTTCGTAAATTtggagatttttcaaaataaattttttcaatcaaGATTTTTCGTTCAAGTTGGATCAGATCTTTCCGGTTATCAAGACAACCTCATCTCAAAAATAGCAAACGTTATTAAATACCCTTTCATAGCTACGTCACTTATCGCAACAGGTTTCATTATCGCCAAAGTGAAACCAAAACTTAAATACATAGCATTGTTCAACGTCATGATTTACACTATCACAGCATTGAGCTTCATCAGTTTAGCATTTTTAAGTTGTGACGTCACACTTCAAAGCGATATTCCTGGAAGGTTAATAACGCCATCGTGTAGTAGTCATTGTTATTGCCCAAAAAACACTCCGTTCGTACCAGTGTGTACCGTTGAAGGacaaaaaacttatttctcaCCTTGTCACGCTGGATGTCAAAATGTGAGCTTTTCAAATACCAAGATTTATTCGGGGTGTACTTGCGGAGAAAGTACTACTTCTGTAACAGAAACATCCGCAACTGAAGGTGCTTGCAACCAGACTACTTGTAGCTTATATTTTGTTGTAGCTCAAGCCAGTATTGTAATGGCTAGCTCATCTATGGTCAGCACAGTTattacgaatttattaattaatttaagagTGGTTGAGCCTGCAGATAAAGCTATGGCTTTAGCTTTGGAATGTACATTTTTAGGAATATTACCATATGTTCCTgggaaaattatttattcttatgTAGCTG aatcacTTTGTAGATATACTGGAAATAATGgatgtttattaaattctaaatcatTTGGATTATTTTTCTCAGTAACAACAATAGTACTTATTGGAATAGCTGCTTTGATATCAGTAGGTGTAGTATTATTAATCGGAGATATTCACATTTGGACTAAGGAGGATGAACCTTCAACGGCAAATAGAGATGAAATTGAAAGAAGTCGTGTTGACAGTGATTTTGGTACGGATGATAATTTGGATTTTAACTTAAGATCGGTTGGGCAACAAGAAAGAAACGATAATCGAGAGAGATCTAGTATATTGCAATCGTCATTTTAG
- the LOC111425575 gene encoding solute carrier organic anion transporter family member 74D, with protein MDANHKDNGNSDYILPEEEVVLKSVSVEIDEDTTCGLWFIKGKLLQKFANKKAFVFLYGILGCLFSATYAYYNGTITTLEQRFKIPSKTTGIITVGNDLSQLLVSVILSYYVGRRHRPRWMAIGLYTVVLFCLLTALPHWLYGAGKDALFLTIEYGQMDNNNTDKVFELEKKKVLCGINQTLTECDMEEGNYAPATAILFTAQLISGIGSPLYYTLGISYMDDNIRKSKTPALISISYFLRTLGPAIGYALASICLKLYISPSLTPTINNNDPRWLGAWWLGWIILAGIIFLCASLLALFPKQLPRAAARKLTTRSTTDEPELPRSFKDMMKTFNRLVKNPTLMLNNFAAVFYFLGYMPYWIFLPKYIETLYKQSASASSLITGTAGLIFSAIGVLLSGLIISKFKPTARILAAWNVVVGAISVFGIISYVYLDCLDINPIAKRYQSTNSCNSNCNCDYVKYNPVCSQDGKTSFISACHAGCSQYSLTNLTKLYKECSCIQSDDGYGYATSGNCHVDCFSKFYAFLAVVCLLKFTGATGRVSNFLVTVRCVEEKDKPVAMGFALMMMSLCAFVPSPILFGIILDKACLVWGKTCSGNGNCWLYNSETLRYTLNFTAAGFVTIGTIFDVGVWYFVKGLKIFDDDVEFELKDI; from the exons ATGGACGCGAATCACAAAGATAATGGGAATTCGGATTATATCCTTCCTGAGGAAGAGGTGGTTCTAAAATCCGTTTCTGTAGAAATCGATGAAGACACCACTTGTGGATTATGGTTTATCAAAGGGAAGTTGTTACAAAAATTCGctaataaaaaagcttttgtgTTCCTTTATGGTATATTAGGATGTCTATTTTCGGCAACTTACGCCTATTATAACGGAACAATCACTACGTTAGAGCAAAGATTCAAAATTCCAAGCAAAACAACTGGGATAATAACTGTTGGGAATGATTTGAGTCAACTCCTCGTATCTGTGATTTTGAGTTATTATGTTGGAAGGCGACATAGACCGCGTTGGATGGCGATAGGACTTTATACAGTCGTGTTATTTTGTCTATTAACTGCGCTACCTCATTGGTTATATGGAGCTGGTAAAGATGCGTTATTTTTGACTATAGAATATGGACAAATGGATAACAATAATACGGATAAGGTGTTTGAGCTTgagaagaaaaaagttttatgcgGGATTAATCAAACATTGACGGAATGTGATATGGAGGAAGGGAATTACGCTCCCGCTACAGCAATATTATTTACCGCCCAATTAATATCAGGGATCGGCTCCCCTCTTTATTATACTTTAGGAATCAGCTATATGGATGATAACATAAGAAAATCTAAAACTCCCGCTTTAAtta GtatatcatattttttaagaactCTCGGCCCAGCTATAGGTTATGCTTTAGCAtcgatttgtttaaaattatatatttccCCTTCGTTAACGCCCACCATAAATAATAACGATCCTAGATGGCTTGGAGCTTGGTGGTTAGGTTGGATTATCTTAGCAGGTATTATTTTTCTCTGTGCTTCATTGTTGGCTTTGTTTCCGAAGCAACTTCCAAGAGCTGCCGCAAGAAAATTAACAACGCGTTCCACAACTGATGAACCAGAGCTTCCAAGATCTTTTAAAG ATATGATGAAGACTTTTAATAGATTAGTAAAAAATCCGacgttaatgttaaataatttCGCTGCCGTCTTTTATTTCTTGGGTTACATGCCTTATTGGATTTTCTTACCGAAATACATTGAAACGTTATATAAACAATCAGCTTCAGCATCTAGTTTAATTACAGGAACAGCtggtttaatattttcagcGATAGGAGTATTATTGTCAGGATTGATAATATCAAAGTTTAAACCGACTGCTAGAATTTTGGCGGCTTGGAATGTTGTTGTAGGTGCAATATCggtttttggaattatttcaTATGTTTATTTAGATTGTTTGGATATTAATCCCATAGCAAAAAG ATATCAATCAACAAATAGTTGTAATTCAAATTGCAATTGTGATTATGTCAAATACAACCCTGTTTGTTCTCAGGATGGCAAAACGTCTTTTATCTCGGCTTGTCATGCAGGATGTTCTCAATATTCACTCACAAACCTAACTAAATTATATAAAGAGTGCTCTTGTATTCAATCTGATGATGGTTATGGTTACGCAACTTCCGGCAATTGTCATGTAGactgtttttcaaaattctatGCATTTCTAGCTGTagtttgtttattgaaattcacAGGAGCTACTGGAAGAGTTTCTAACTTTTTAGTTACGGTGAGATGCGttgaagaaaaagataaaCCGGTTGCCATGGGTTTTGCATTAATGATGATGAGTCTCTGCGCTTTTGTTCCATCCCCAATACTTTTCGGAATCATTTTAG ATAAAGCTTGTTTGGTTTGGGGCAAAACTTGTTCTGGAAACGGAAACTGTTGGCTATATAATAGCGAAACTTTAAGATATACTTTAAACTTCACGGCTGCTGGTTTCGTCACCATAGGCACCATATTCGACGTGGGCGTGTGGTATTTTGTGAAGggcttaaaaatatttgatgacgATGTTGAGTTTGAATTAAAGgatatttaa